In Candidatus Nealsonbacteria bacterium DGGOD1a, one DNA window encodes the following:
- a CDS encoding AlwI family type II restriction endonuclease → MKKPWSITTTLRNPERLRDFLIVLKQLENCEWDLECQKKYQILLIKERIYGYGSVQFYNGLSQEQVDLIDDPTKEMSLEQAEEIFNAKKYEDPAMRGRQSINPLKKFGFIVIRNGKLFITSLGSLFLKDNFDLGEIFFRSFIKWQIPNLDNDDYKLDDGYNIKPFISVLHLIQKVNEKTEKIGEKAKGISKDEFSLFCPTLVNYEDIDSYAEKIVALRKTLKGKSKQEQKIVWNKYEKYFAKEFLGVSNVAKIQKLLKNLKDYGDNAIRYFRLTRYVYIRGGGFYIDLEQRRSIEIQNLLNFDNGQSKTFASKKDYLDYISNISEPKLPWETKEKLVEISTKLLEDIRSYEEGIGISQKVFSDYKTLNVDELKIFINDLRDYRRELQDEQNHQKSQEIEQIKKYIEELKNIFNAEDKPILLEKLLSLGLNALNDALRIKPNYPVGDDNEPTFTAPANTPDIECFYKDYNAICEVTMLTGRDQWYNEGQPVMRHLRDFENKYQDKKVYCLFVAPKLHRDTINTFWTSIKYEYEGQKQKIVPLSIDDFIKILKILIEIKQNGKLLKHSDLFRLYDEILDVSRNLSDSNEWVRNIPNTITSWEKSLIF, encoded by the coding sequence ATGAAAAAACCTTGGTCAATTACAACAACATTAAGGAATCCCGAAAGATTGAGAGATTTTTTAATTGTTCTGAAACAACTTGAAAATTGTGAGTGGGATTTGGAATGCCAAAAAAAATATCAAATTCTTCTGATTAAAGAAAGGATATACGGTTATGGAAGTGTTCAATTCTATAATGGACTTTCCCAAGAGCAGGTTGATTTAATCGATGACCCGACAAAAGAAATGTCGTTAGAACAAGCTGAAGAAATTTTTAATGCTAAAAAATACGAAGACCCGGCGATGAGGGGCAGGCAGTCTATAAATCCACTTAAAAAATTTGGATTTATCGTAATAAGGAACGGAAAATTATTTATTACTAGTTTGGGAAGTTTGTTCCTAAAAGACAATTTTGATCTTGGGGAAATATTTTTTAGAAGCTTTATAAAATGGCAAATTCCCAACCTTGATAATGATGACTACAAACTTGATGATGGTTATAATATAAAGCCATTTATCAGTGTTCTTCATCTCATTCAGAAGGTAAACGAAAAAACAGAGAAAATCGGAGAAAAAGCGAAAGGCATTAGCAAAGATGAATTTTCTTTATTTTGTCCGACGCTTGTCAATTATGAGGATATAGATTCTTATGCCGAAAAGATTGTTGCGCTAAGAAAAACCCTCAAAGGTAAATCAAAACAAGAGCAAAAAATAGTTTGGAATAAGTATGAAAAATATTTTGCAAAAGAATTTTTAGGCGTATCGAATGTTGCAAAAATTCAAAAACTTTTAAAGAATCTTAAAGATTACGGAGATAACGCAATTAGATATTTTCGCCTAACTCGTTATGTATATATTCGAGGCGGAGGATTTTATATTGACTTAGAACAGAGGAGATCAATCGAAATTCAAAATTTACTTAATTTCGATAACGGACAATCAAAAACTTTCGCTTCAAAGAAAGATTATTTAGATTACATTTCTAATATTTCGGAGCCAAAACTACCGTGGGAAACAAAAGAAAAACTTGTTGAAATTTCCACAAAATTATTAGAAGACATAAGATCGTACGAAGAAGGGATAGGAATAAGTCAAAAAGTATTTTCGGATTACAAAACATTAAATGTGGATGAGCTGAAAATATTTATTAATGATTTAAGAGACTACCGAAGAGAGCTACAAGATGAGCAAAATCATCAAAAGTCTCAAGAAATAGAGCAGATTAAAAAATATATTGAAGAATTGAAAAATATTTTCAACGCAGAAGATAAGCCGATTTTATTAGAAAAACTTTTATCGCTTGGACTTAATGCTTTGAACGACGCCTTAAGGATAAAACCAAACTATCCCGTAGGAGATGACAATGAGCCGACATTCACTGCTCCGGCAAACACCCCAGACATTGAATGTTTTTATAAAGATTATAATGCAATTTGTGAAGTTACGATGCTTACTGGACGCGATCAATGGTATAACGAAGGCCAGCCGGTTATGAGGCATTTAAGAGATTTTGAAAATAAGTATCAGGACAAAAAAGTTTATTGTTTATTCGTGGCTCCTAAATTGCACCGTGATACGATAAATACTTTTTGGACTTCTATAAAATATGAATATGAAGGACAAAAACAGAAAATTGTTCCGTTGTCTATCGATGACTTCATAAAAATTCTGAAAATTCTTATTGAGATTAAGCAAAACGGGAAGCTTTTAAAGCATAGCGACCTTTTCCGCCTCTATGATGAAATATTGGATGTATCGCGAAATTTATCCGATTCAAATGAATGGGTAAGAAATATCCCCAATACCATTACCTCTTGGGAGAAAAGCCTAATTTTTTAA
- a CDS encoding recombinase family protein has product MEQTISSQIHSSPPLIAANLKYCLYARKSTEAEDKQALSIESQVKEMLELARRDNLNVVEIKRESHSSKEVGQRPIFNQMLGEIRQGKYNAVLTWAPDRLSRNAGDLGSVVDLIDQKLLLEIRTYGQKFTNNPNEKFLLMILGSQAKLENDNKAINVKRGLRTRCEMGLRPGVAPTGYLNEKHTDRKCQARIDPKRAPIIKQMFEKVAYEQLSGRKVYRWLREINFETKTGKPLVLANIYLIFRNPFYYGEFEYPVGSGNWYTGKHTPIITKELFDRVQSTINENFVPKTESKEFAFTKLIKCGHCGSGISADEKFKKLKDGGTNRHVYYFCTHARNIDCKNSPINEQSLISELVELMDKVDLDEIGIRSRIEQEIARFNKFNAGVLGNKQQANSTEIDIRNYTKYLLKEGTIIEKRELLSCLKSKLILRDKKITLE; this is encoded by the coding sequence ATGGAACAAACAATATCGTCGCAAATTCATAGCTCTCCGCCACTTATTGCCGCAAATCTCAAATATTGCCTTTATGCGCGGAAATCGACCGAAGCCGAAGATAAGCAGGCACTTTCGATTGAATCGCAGGTAAAGGAAATGCTAGAACTTGCGCGGCGAGATAATCTGAATGTGGTTGAAATCAAACGCGAGTCGCATTCTTCAAAGGAAGTTGGCCAGCGGCCTATATTTAACCAAATGCTGGGCGAAATCCGCCAAGGAAAGTATAATGCCGTATTGACATGGGCACCGGATCGATTAAGCCGGAATGCCGGCGATTTGGGATCGGTGGTTGATCTTATAGACCAAAAATTATTGCTGGAAATCAGAACTTATGGCCAAAAATTCACCAATAATCCTAATGAGAAATTCCTACTTATGATTTTGGGATCGCAAGCCAAGCTGGAAAACGACAATAAGGCCATAAACGTGAAGCGAGGACTACGAACCCGCTGTGAGATGGGTTTGAGGCCCGGAGTGGCTCCTACGGGCTATCTGAACGAGAAACACACCGACAGGAAATGCCAAGCGCGAATCGACCCGAAACGTGCGCCGATCATCAAACAAATGTTCGAAAAAGTGGCATACGAACAATTGAGCGGCCGGAAAGTTTATCGCTGGCTTAGGGAAATTAATTTTGAAACCAAAACTGGCAAACCATTGGTTCTGGCCAACATTTACCTGATATTTAGAAACCCATTTTATTATGGAGAATTCGAATATCCGGTCGGTAGCGGTAATTGGTACACCGGAAAACATACGCCAATCATTACTAAAGAACTTTTTGATAGGGTTCAATCCACGATAAATGAAAATTTTGTACCAAAAACCGAAAGCAAAGAATTTGCCTTCACAAAACTAATAAAATGCGGCCATTGCGGTTCGGGCATCTCGGCCGATGAAAAATTTAAAAAGCTCAAGGATGGCGGCACAAACCGCCACGTTTATTATTTCTGTACCCACGCCAGGAACATTGACTGCAAAAACTCACCAATCAACGAGCAATCCCTAATCAGCGAACTCGTAGAACTGATGGACAAAGTCGATCTTGATGAAATCGGAATCCGGTCAAGAATCGAGCAAGAAATCGCCAGATTCAACAAATTCAACGCCGGAGTACTTGGCAACAAACAACAAGCCAACAGCACGGAAATCGACATCAGAAATTACACCAAATACCTCCTCAAAGAAGGAACAATAATTGAGAAACGAGAATTACTCTCCTGCCTCAAAAGCAAACTGATACTTAGGGACAAAAAAATTACTCTGGAATAA
- a CDS encoding ISL3 family transposase: MSNPQNNDVNLNVFQIALGLSSPWFVQKTEFSQKEGRLDIHISYPKGSRFICPLCHQEHPIHDYQERVWRHLNFFQFAAYLHAPLPRLQCPKSNNTTITVSVPWARPNSGFTLLFEAFAMELASHMPLAMVERILGIYDNRIMRIVQHYVREARLKVDMSGVNGVSVDETSKAKGHDYITVFSDQKERKVLYITENRDAKTFESFAANLAAHKGDPAKITTACIDLSKAFIKGVTDYLPNAGIVFDKFHVMGYVNNAVDEVCRQERKANPLLNGTRYAFLHSPENTTAKQKKQLENLCKLNLKTVKAYNLKLALKDIYSLTSPYYAESKLKNWYFWATHCRLRPMIEAAKTIKRHWQGVVSYFKDRVTNAFAEAINGIIQTIKRQARGFKNTDNFITLIYLRLGKLHFDLPPVIGLNSH; encoded by the coding sequence ATGTCCAATCCACAGAACAACGATGTTAATTTGAATGTGTTTCAGATCGCGCTGGGTTTATCATCTCCCTGGTTTGTCCAGAAAACCGAATTTTCCCAAAAAGAAGGACGGTTGGATATTCATATCAGTTATCCCAAAGGTTCCCGCTTCATTTGCCCGCTCTGCCATCAAGAGCATCCGATACATGATTATCAAGAACGCGTTTGGCGGCATTTGAATTTTTTCCAGTTTGCCGCTTACCTGCATGCGCCGCTGCCTCGCCTGCAATGTCCGAAAAGCAACAATACCACAATTACCGTTTCCGTTCCCTGGGCAAGGCCAAACAGCGGGTTCACTTTGCTTTTTGAAGCTTTCGCGATGGAATTGGCAAGCCACATGCCTCTGGCAATGGTTGAAAGAATTTTAGGAATTTACGACAACCGCATCATGCGAATCGTCCAGCATTATGTGCGGGAAGCCCGATTAAAAGTGGATATGTCGGGCGTGAACGGAGTCAGCGTCGATGAAACCAGCAAAGCCAAAGGACACGATTATATTACCGTATTTTCCGATCAAAAAGAAAGAAAAGTGCTTTATATCACTGAAAACCGGGACGCTAAAACCTTTGAATCATTTGCAGCCAACCTTGCCGCCCACAAGGGCGATCCGGCTAAAATCACCACCGCCTGCATTGATTTGTCCAAAGCATTCATCAAGGGAGTTACTGACTATTTGCCCAACGCCGGCATTGTTTTCGATAAATTCCATGTAATGGGATATGTTAACAACGCCGTTGATGAAGTCTGCCGCCAAGAGCGCAAAGCCAATCCCTTACTCAACGGCACCCGCTACGCTTTTCTCCATAGTCCGGAAAATACCACCGCAAAACAGAAAAAACAGCTGGAAAACTTGTGCAAGCTGAATCTCAAAACCGTGAAAGCCTATAATCTTAAACTCGCTTTGAAAGACATTTATTCCCTTACCAGTCCATATTATGCCGAATCAAAACTGAAAAACTGGTATTTCTGGGCCACCCATTGCCGCTTGCGGCCGATGATCGAGGCGGCCAAAACTATCAAACGCCATTGGCAAGGAGTTGTTAGCTATTTCAAAGACCGGGTTACCAATGCGTTCGCCGAAGCCATCAACGGCATCATTCAGACCATCAAACGCCAAGCCAGAGGCTTCAAAAATACCGATAATTTTATCACGCTGATTTACTTGCGTTTGGGGAAATTGCATTTTGACCTGCCGCCCGTAATCGGCTTAAATTCACATTAA
- a CDS encoding site-specific DNA-methyltransferase, with amino-acid sequence MEKNIIYKGDCVNILKEKIDEKSIDLVFADPPYNLSGNGLKWKGNKTGGDWYMINEEWDKMTAPEYMQFTRKWIGGCFSALKDNGSIYISCTYHNLSEVMIVLKQLNFKINNVIVWQKTNAMPNMTKRVFTHSTEFIVWAVKGKKWIFNYSDLKKINPEKQKDGSLKQMRDVWSLPLVQGKERLHGKNGRALHPTQKPEEMLKRIILASSNKGDLVLDPFLGSGTTAIVANNLERNWIGIEKEKRYTELAQKRIFNEK; translated from the coding sequence ATGGAGAAAAATATTATTTATAAAGGCGATTGCGTAAATATTCTAAAAGAAAAGATTGATGAAAAATCAATTGATTTGGTGTTCGCCGACCCACCCTATAATCTCTCGGGTAATGGCTTAAAATGGAAAGGAAATAAAACTGGTGGAGATTGGTATATGATTAATGAAGAATGGGATAAGATGACAGCTCCTGAATATATGCAATTTACAAGAAAGTGGATTGGCGGGTGTTTTTCTGCGCTAAAAGATAACGGCTCGATTTATATATCTTGCACATATCATAACCTTTCCGAAGTTATGATCGTTCTTAAGCAACTCAATTTTAAAATTAATAATGTTATTGTTTGGCAAAAAACAAACGCCATGCCCAACATGACAAAAAGAGTTTTTACCCATTCAACGGAATTTATTGTGTGGGCTGTAAAAGGTAAGAAATGGATATTTAATTATAGCGATTTGAAAAAAATTAACCCAGAAAAACAGAAAGATGGCTCTTTAAAGCAAATGCGGGATGTGTGGTCGTTACCCTTAGTCCAAGGAAAGGAAAGATTGCATGGAAAAAATGGAAGGGCACTTCATCCGACTCAAAAACCGGAAGAAATGCTAAAAAGAATTATACTCGCTTCATCGAATAAAGGAGATTTAGTATTAGATCCTTTCTTGGGAAGTGGTACAACGGCGATTGTTGCAAATAATTTAGAAAGGAATTGGATTGGCATTGAAAAAGAAAAAAGATACACCGAGCTTGCTCAAAAACGAATTTTTAATGAAAAATAG
- a CDS encoding endonuclease NucS, which yields MNLGNLSKEDFKSFLLIKNNLHWEGIHRQGNMITANMVKLINMLKILLDESIPLKDRLNKIFGANDRCVIHGLGKAVLTPILLVAYPDKYGVWNRRSEDALRQLDLFPKFLPKDGFAEKYIKVNNVLTELVSEYGITLWQLDGIFGDISGNSPIGAEVDNESAIEKELEEKGIVDPLNFGLESHLEDFLIDNWDKTIFGKEYSLIYDEGDLYSQQYQTDVGPIDILALSKDKNEYLIIELKKGKPSDYVVGQILRYMSWIKKNLAQDKSVKGCVVVLEADDKLKYALMNQQNIALYTYKVDFHLSKEAI from the coding sequence ATGAATTTGGGCAATTTATCCAAAGAAGATTTTAAGTCGTTTTTATTGATCAAAAACAATCTCCATTGGGAAGGAATTCATCGTCAAGGCAATATGATCACCGCCAATATGGTAAAGTTAATAAACATGTTAAAGATTTTACTCGATGAATCAATTCCATTGAAAGACAGGTTGAACAAAATTTTCGGCGCAAACGATAGATGCGTTATTCATGGTTTGGGCAAAGCGGTATTAACCCCGATTCTGCTTGTTGCATATCCCGATAAATACGGAGTTTGGAACCGAAGAAGCGAAGATGCATTGCGCCAGCTTGATCTTTTCCCAAAATTTTTGCCTAAGGACGGTTTTGCGGAAAAATATATTAAAGTTAACAATGTTTTAACCGAACTTGTCAGCGAATATGGCATTACATTGTGGCAGTTGGATGGTATTTTCGGAGATATCTCCGGGAACAGTCCGATAGGTGCCGAAGTCGATAATGAATCTGCGATAGAAAAAGAATTGGAAGAAAAAGGGATCGTGGATCCGTTAAATTTCGGGCTGGAAAGCCATTTGGAAGATTTTTTGATAGACAATTGGGATAAAACTATCTTTGGCAAGGAATATAGCTTGATATACGATGAGGGCGATTTATACAGCCAGCAATATCAAACGGATGTCGGCCCGATTGATATTTTGGCTCTTTCCAAGGATAAAAACGAATATTTGATAATTGAACTAAAAAAGGGAAAACCTTCCGATTATGTTGTTGGTCAGATTTTAAGATATATGTCCTGGATTAAAAAGAACTTGGCGCAAGATAAAAGCGTAAAAGGGTGCGTCGTTGTTTTGGAAGCTGACGATAAACTCAAATACGCGCTTATGAATCAGCAAAATATCGCCCTGTATACATATAAAGTCGATTTTCATCTTTCAAAAGAAGCGATCTAA
- the terL gene encoding phage terminase large subunit has product MINDRKVRTSITRESHFLFFHFYFPHYVTYPTAEFQKEIFALTEDETIKNFFVVAFRGSGKSTIVTTSFPIWAILGRQKIKFVLILCQTRNQSKQHMTNLKRELESNILLKKDLGPFESESDEWGSSSLVFSKYGARITAASTEQSIRGLRHNQYRPSLLILDDCEDLASTKTEESRTKTYQWLTGEVIPAGDRNTRLVVVGNLLHEDSLLMKIRNNIQNEKIEGVFKEYPLLDVNGICSWPGKYPTNKDIENEKRQIGNETSWQREYLLRIIPDDDQVVRPEWIHYYDQLPDFSPQTEHRFAIISADLAISQESSADFTAIIVAEIFGYGKNVKIYILPDPINERLTFPETVEKLKAMAGVFGLMAKIIVEDAGYQKSVIQQLAAYGLNVEGFTPHGQDKRARLSATTQMIKSGHIIFPKHGAEKMIRQIIGFGAEKHDDLVDSFSMIVIKIIESENCYGEISFFSGDNEFDSKKYGLNKGNTQEETKKSNEEERKKLEREADLEILQRDFNQCQSGYFFGQ; this is encoded by the coding sequence ATGATAAATGACAGAAAAGTTCGAACTTCCATTACGAGGGAAAGCCACTTTTTGTTTTTCCATTTTTACTTCCCTCACTATGTTACTTATCCAACCGCCGAATTTCAAAAAGAAATTTTTGCGCTGACAGAAGATGAAACAATAAAAAATTTCTTTGTCGTAGCATTTCGCGGATCAGGAAAATCGACCATCGTCACCACTTCATTCCCGATTTGGGCAATTCTTGGAAGACAAAAAATTAAATTTGTTTTGATTCTATGCCAAACCAGAAACCAATCTAAACAGCACATGACAAACTTGAAACGAGAGCTTGAAAGCAATATTTTACTCAAGAAGGATTTAGGTCCATTCGAATCTGAAAGTGATGAATGGGGTTCATCATCTCTGGTTTTCTCAAAATATGGGGCAAGAATCACTGCCGCATCGACTGAGCAATCCATCCGCGGTTTACGACATAATCAGTATCGGCCGTCCCTCTTAATTCTTGATGACTGTGAAGATTTAGCTTCAACAAAAACAGAAGAGAGCCGCACTAAAACTTATCAATGGTTGACGGGAGAGGTTATACCGGCCGGGGACAGAAATACTCGGCTGGTTGTTGTCGGCAATTTACTCCACGAAGACTCGCTTTTAATGAAAATTAGAAATAATATCCAAAACGAAAAAATTGAAGGCGTCTTTAAGGAGTATCCGTTATTGGATGTAAATGGAATTTGTTCTTGGCCGGGAAAATATCCTACAAATAAAGATATTGAAAACGAAAAAAGGCAAATCGGCAACGAAACCTCTTGGCAGAGAGAATATCTTTTAAGAATTATTCCCGATGATGACCAAGTGGTACGCCCGGAATGGATTCATTATTATGACCAGTTACCCGATTTCTCGCCGCAAACGGAACACCGCTTTGCGATCATTTCAGCCGATTTGGCAATATCGCAAGAATCCAGCGCGGATTTTACGGCGATTATCGTTGCGGAAATCTTCGGTTATGGAAAAAATGTTAAAATTTACATCCTTCCCGATCCGATTAACGAAAGACTTACTTTTCCTGAAACTGTTGAAAAGTTAAAAGCTATGGCCGGCGTTTTCGGTTTGATGGCTAAAATTATCGTTGAGGATGCCGGATATCAAAAATCAGTTATCCAGCAACTGGCTGCCTATGGATTAAATGTTGAAGGATTTACGCCTCACGGACAGGATAAACGCGCCCGGCTTTCCGCTACCACGCAAATGATCAAGTCCGGACATATTATATTTCCTAAACATGGCGCGGAAAAAATGATTCGCCAAATAATAGGGTTTGGCGCGGAAAAGCACGACGATCTCGTTGATTCGTTTTCGATGATTGTTATAAAAATCATAGAAAGCGAAAACTGCTATGGAGAAATTTCTTTCTTTTCGGGCGACAATGAATTTGACAGCAAAAAATATGGCTTAAACAAAGGGAATACACAAGAAGAAACCAAAAAATCAAACGAAGAGGAAAGAAAGAAGCTTGAGCGCGAAGCAGATTTAGAAATTTTACAACGCGATTTTAATCAATGCCAATCCGGATACTTTTTCGGTCAGTAG
- a CDS encoding HNH endonuclease has protein sequence MERIALTKKIRFEVFKRDKFTCNYCGRKAPDVVLQVDHIEPVAKGGENDIANLITSCYECNIGKSDRPLSDNAVVEKQRKQLEMLQERREQIELMFEWKKSLSKLDDKTLGMIKEYADAKINPYSINESGKAILGNLLRRYGANEVLEAIDVSATTYLKFLNDGKLDQTSAEIFLNKIGGILFNRRLKPIDQKLAFIKNKAKNSFNYYDSRRHAILLNRYIITLRRHWHYNDDAILKDLDSELLPKLEEMSNWTEWCELLESWIESIEKKADPVQLESPKDKPQDQLETYCHITISTLRQNVVVMDYMLKAYPDYSRQKFEQNLYNALVNFIEEQKKLSPETIKLYSDIEEREIFIQNFAIRGNLKNYWSYDWAEMFRHVGDSEKNGNQLDLLVGLEHVIEDQLCKMFDEHFYFDNSCYSSRDLPIIRDMIINQLNTLINT, from the coding sequence ATGGAAAGGATTGCATTAACCAAAAAAATACGCTTTGAGGTGTTTAAGCGGGATAAATTTACTTGTAATTATTGCGGACGTAAAGCGCCCGATGTTGTTTTACAGGTTGACCACATTGAACCTGTTGCCAAAGGTGGGGAAAACGATATCGCAAATCTTATTACAAGCTGTTATGAGTGTAATATTGGTAAAAGCGATAGGCCATTAAGCGATAATGCAGTCGTCGAAAAACAGCGAAAGCAATTGGAAATGTTGCAAGAACGCCGAGAGCAAATCGAATTGATGTTTGAATGGAAAAAATCTTTATCTAAGCTTGATGATAAAACTTTAGGAATGATCAAAGAATATGCTGATGCAAAAATAAATCCCTATTCCATTAATGAGAGCGGTAAAGCCATATTGGGTAATCTTTTGCGAAGATACGGCGCAAATGAAGTATTGGAGGCCATAGATGTGTCAGCGACAACTTATCTTAAATTTTTAAATGATGGCAAGCTGGATCAAACAAGTGCCGAAATATTTTTAAACAAAATTGGAGGCATCTTATTTAATCGTCGACTTAAACCAATTGATCAAAAATTAGCATTTATTAAAAATAAAGCGAAAAATTCATTTAATTATTACGATTCTCGTCGACACGCAATACTCTTAAATAGATATATTATTACTTTGCGCCGACATTGGCATTACAATGATGACGCAATTTTGAAAGACTTAGATTCTGAGCTTTTACCGAAGCTTGAGGAAATGAGCAATTGGACAGAGTGGTGCGAATTACTTGAGAGCTGGATTGAAAGTATTGAGAAAAAAGCCGATCCCGTTCAACTAGAATCTCCTAAAGATAAACCACAAGATCAGCTAGAGACATATTGCCATATTACTATAAGTACCTTGCGACAGAATGTCGTTGTAATGGATTATATGCTTAAAGCCTATCCCGATTACAGCCGTCAAAAGTTCGAACAAAATCTATACAATGCTCTTGTTAATTTTATTGAGGAGCAGAAAAAGCTTTCGCCAGAAACTATTAAGTTATATAGCGACATAGAAGAGAGAGAAATTTTTATCCAGAATTTTGCTATTAGGGGTAATTTAAAGAATTATTGGTCATATGATTGGGCGGAGATGTTCAGACATGTGGGAGATAGTGAAAAAAATGGAAATCAATTAGATTTATTAGTTGGTTTGGAACATGTGATAGAGGATCAACTATGCAAGATGTTTGATGAACATTTTTATTTTGACAATAGCTGTTATTCTTCCCGTGATTTGCCAATAATTAGAGATATGATAATAAATCAACTTAATACACTTATAAATACGTAA
- the radC gene encoding DNA repair protein RadC, which translates to MGKLKDIPKIDRPRERFLERGSDALSKSELLAIMIGSGIKGKNVKELSGQIIKKFGKNFLNISVADLLEIPGIGKAKALQIVSAVALVKRCVDELNPKDNIIQSAREAVALVADIRDKKKEHLVCLYLNARNVLLKKEIVSIGILDKSLIHPREIFGPAIELRAAGVVLIHNHPSGDVNASQHDSEVLNKILEAGQIMGINIVDFIVISESETHSFLSDSQVSEINYISDGNQISLFSLLKNDQPIYSPNIIKKERKNNFSHNNDIKSGFFQLQNRRFLGNKYKLVGFIEDIVNEKCNGFESFCDIFAGTGVVGNRFNKKNIKVISNDLLTSNYLPLKAFLGITEVNSEEIAKKIALLNNLDTRYDNYFSENFGNTFFTLENAKKIGVIREKIDEIAKDEVEKTVLITSLIYAVDKVANTVGHYDAYRKDLDMIQPLRLLMPDLKVENNLNNEIYQTDANQLIRKLSCDVLYLDPPYNSRQYADAYHLLENLANWGKPPVFGKAKKMDRAQLKSNYCLKSAASSFADLIGNANCKHILVSYNNTGESKDGRSNARISDTQIINTLKSRGDVDIFERDYKAFTAGKSETNGHTERVFYCKIAS; encoded by the coding sequence ATGGGAAAATTAAAGGACATCCCAAAAATTGATCGACCTAGAGAAAGATTCCTCGAAAGGGGGTCAGATGCTCTTTCTAAGAGTGAGCTTTTAGCTATCATGATTGGCAGCGGAATTAAAGGGAAAAACGTTAAGGAGCTTTCCGGGCAAATAATCAAGAAATTTGGTAAAAATTTTTTAAATATAAGCGTTGCCGATCTTTTAGAAATTCCGGGAATCGGAAAAGCAAAAGCTTTACAAATTGTTTCAGCTGTTGCATTAGTAAAGCGTTGCGTTGATGAGTTAAATCCTAAAGACAACATTATTCAATCTGCGCGAGAGGCAGTTGCTCTGGTAGCTGATATAAGAGATAAGAAAAAGGAGCATCTAGTATGTCTATATCTAAATGCTCGGAATGTACTTTTAAAAAAGGAAATCGTATCTATCGGTATTTTAGATAAAAGTTTAATTCATCCTCGAGAAATATTTGGCCCCGCTATTGAGTTAAGGGCGGCAGGAGTTGTTTTAATACATAATCATCCATCAGGAGATGTTAACGCAAGCCAACATGATTCCGAGGTTTTGAATAAAATATTAGAAGCCGGGCAGATCATGGGTATTAATATTGTTGATTTTATTGTCATTAGCGAAAGCGAAACCCATAGTTTCCTAAGCGATTCCCAAGTATCAGAAATAAATTATATTTCCGATGGCAACCAAATTTCCTTGTTCAGTTTATTGAAAAACGATCAACCGATCTATTCTCCGAATATTATTAAAAAAGAACGGAAGAATAATTTTTCGCATAATAACGACATTAAATCAGGTTTTTTCCAGCTACAGAATAGAAGATTTTTGGGCAACAAATATAAATTAGTCGGATTTATCGAGGATATTGTGAATGAGAAATGTAACGGATTTGAATCTTTTTGTGACATATTCGCCGGAACGGGCGTGGTAGGAAATCGATTTAATAAAAAGAACATCAAGGTTATTTCAAACGACCTTCTCACAAGTAATTATCTTCCATTGAAAGCTTTCTTGGGAATCACGGAGGTGAATAGCGAAGAAATAGCTAAGAAAATAGCGTTATTGAATAATTTAGATACAAGATACGATAATTATTTTTCTGAAAATTTCGGAAACACTTTTTTTACTTTGGAAAATGCGAAAAAAATAGGGGTTATCCGCGAAAAGATTGATGAAATTGCGAAAGATGAAGTTGAAAAAACAGTTTTAATAACTTCACTAATATATGCGGTAGATAAGGTGGCGAATACCGTTGGTCATTACGATGCCTACAGGAAGGATTTAGACATGATTCAACCATTACGCCTCCTAATGCCAGATTTGAAAGTTGAAAATAATTTAAATAATGAAATTTACCAAACAGATGCGAATCAGCTCATAAGAAAATTAAGTTGCGATGTTCTATATTTGGATCCGCCATATAATTCTCGTCAATATGCCGATGCTTACCATTTATTAGAAAATCTTGCGAACTGGGGAAAGCCGCCAGTTTTTGGAAAAGCAAAAAAAATGGACAGGGCCCAGCTAAAGAGTAATTATTGCCTAAAATCAGCTGCCAGCTCTTTCGCCGATCTAATTGGAAACGCAAATTGTAAGCATATTTTAGTTTCATACAACAATACAGGGGAATCAAAAGATGGAAGGTCAAATGCAAGAATTAGTGATACGCAAATTATTAATACATTAAAGAGCCGTGGCGATGTTGATATTTTTGAACGAGACTATAAAGCATTTACAGCGGGAAAGAGTGAAACAAACGGCCATACTGAAAGAGTTTTTTATTGTAAAATAGCCAGTTAA